The DNA segment tagtgtcaggttcagatttccttttatgggctctcgtggcatggttggtttcgatctggcctttcattagaaggggctagcgttcgatcccaagtatgaggtagaaatttatttctatttgaacacgatgttgtgttgatatttatccatattgactcattaggggtaatttgaatgaattactaccaattgtgtcacgtggtggcccggggaaatcgggtaaaactcgctggtaagagactgatgtctcaccaggtaaatcctcggacagctagattagtgtcaggttcagatttccttttatgggctctcgtggcatggttggtttcgacctggcctttcattagaaggggctagcgttcgatcccaagtatgaggtagaaatttatttctatttgaacacgatgttgtgttgatatttatccatattgactcattaggggtaatttgaatgaattactaccaattgtgtcacgtggtggcccggggaaatcgggtaaaactcgctggtatgagactgatgtctcaccaggtaaatccttcggacagctagattagtgtcaggttcagatttccttttatgggctctcgtggcatggttggtttcgacctggcctttcattagaaggggctagcgttcgatcccaagtatgaggtagaaatttatttctatttgaacacgatgttgtgttgatatttatccatatatatatatatatatatatatatatatatatatatatatatatatatatatatatatatatatattatatatatatatatatatatatatatatatatatatatatatatatatataatataatatatatatataatatatatatatatatatatatatatatatatatatatatatatatatatatatatatatatagtatatatatatatatatatatatatatatatatatatatatatatatatatatatatatatatccatatatatatatatatatatatatatatatatatatatatatatatatatatatatatatatatacgtatatatatatatatatatatatatatatatatatatatatatatatatatatatatatatggatatatagatatatatatatatatatatgtatatatatatatatatatatatatatatatatatatatatttaaccgtaTGTGCATGTAATTCAAGGGGTACTAGTTTGTTAATTGTGTTTGGAAAAGTCTATGGTAAAGTTCTAATTGataggattaagtataaaacaTAGAACGCCATCTTAGagatacaaggttttttttttagaaaagatagGTGAAGTTTGAACAAGCTTTTTACTGTTAGgcatatatgcaagaaatatttagcacaaAGCAAGGAGCTGAatgttgcgtttgtggatctggagaaagattatgatagagttgataggaatgagatgaggttatatggaattagtgaaaGGTTATTGCAAGAAATGAAGAGTTTCTACATGGTCTGTAAAACGTGTGTTAGGGCAGAAAATGAAGTAAGCGAGTGGTATTCAATGAAAGTGGGGcagacacagggatgtgtgatttcaccatggttgttcaatttgtttgttgatggagtggtgaaagaggtaaAGGCTtgtgtgcttggacgaggattgaaattgataCACGAGAGTGATCATAAGTGggagttaaatcagttgttgtttgcagatgatagagtactggttacagacacagagGAGAAACTAAGCCGATTAGTGATAGATTTTAGGACGGTATGGGAGAAGGAAGTCGGGAGTTTatgtggtaagagtaaggttatggtaTGCACCAGCGGGGAGGTAGGTGATAAGTTGAGTTTCATGTGgaatggagggttacttgaggaagtagatctgtTTAAGCATTTAGGATCCGTTGTCGCTGTGATTGGTGGAGTTAAAGCAGATGCAcggcagagagtgaatgaaggatatagTGTGTTTTAGGATGTAAAGGGAATGATAAAGACtggagggttaggaatgaatgtaaaaagaggtctgtatgagaaagtgattgtaccaactatgctGTATGGAtaggagttttggggaatgaaattgacaaatagacagaaattggatgtgttcgagatgaagtgcctGGGGAGTATCGCTGGTTTATCTTGATTGACTAGGGTTGGGAACGAATTAGTGAGGGTGAAACCGGATGTATAAAACGATTAatagctggagtggatatgaatgtgttgaggtgtttacCATGTAGAGAGAAAGGAAAGCAGCTGTCTGctgaagaatgtgatgaatgcagaagttgatggaagaagtacacaaggaaggcaaagttttgggtggatggatggagttaagaaagctttaggtgataggatgatagatgtgagacagGCAATGAAGCGTGcctgaaataggaatgaatggctaacGATTgggatgcagttccggtaggccctcctgCTTCCTCCAGTCATCTTGGTGACTATTGAGAAGCAGAAGAAAGGCTGGATGGAGCCAAGAAAAGAAAAGACCCCTTGTTCCTTCATTTTTATTTTGGCTGCAACCTACAATTTGGGGATGTtcctttgtgatatatatatatatatatatatatatatatatatatatatttatatatatatatatatatatatatatatatatatatatatatatatatacacgcacacacataaacatatatatatatatatatatatatatatatatatatatatatatatatatatatatatatatatatatatataatatttatatatatatatatatatatatatatatatatatttaatatgtatacatatatatatatatatatatatatatatatataatgaaagaaaaaaaattcttgtgtTCATATTAAACCATAATGATAAGTTTCCGGTAAGGTAAATCGGTAACTAATTCAAGAAAAGT comes from the Palaemon carinicauda isolate YSFRI2023 chromosome 16, ASM3689809v2, whole genome shotgun sequence genome and includes:
- the LOC137655375 gene encoding uncharacterized protein, whose protein sequence is MRLYGISERLLQEMKSFYMVCKTCVRAENEVSEWYSMKVGQTQGCVISPWLFNLFVDGVVKEVKACVLGRGLKLIHESDHKWELNQLLFADDRVLVTDTEEKLSRLVIDFRTVWEKEVGSLCGKSKVMVCTSGEVGDKLSFMWNGGLLEEVDLFKHLGSVVAVIGGVKADARQRVNEGYSVF